CAGGGAGCTGGAGATGCAGCCGGGTCACTGCCTGCAGATACCAGTCCTCAATTTCTTTCAGGTCAGTGTGAAGGGAGATGACGAAGCGCTGTTCGGCCGCGGCCTTTTTGGGCGTCAACAGCCAGAAACCCACAACTTTTGCCGCGAGAATTTCCGACAACTGCGGGCGCGCGGGGTATTGTTCGCTGCCCCATGTCCGCTCGTGCTGCTGCACACGGTCCACAAACTCTTTGTTCACAGAGATCCTTTGTTCGCATCGGTGTCAGCGGCTGGCACATCAGACGACGAAACAGGCTACCGCAATCGACCACTGTTTATGATTTTAACGTGAGTTATTGATAATTGGGGTTTCACCCCAAACCCCAGCAGGGATTTGCATCCCTGCACCCTTCTTTTGCCTTCGGCTTCGCCTGCGAAGCCGAAGGCCATGAGGGAGACCAGAGGGCGCAAGCCCATTGGTAGAGGTGCGGAGGCAAAGCCTCTGCGCGCCTTATCCATAACTAACGTGATTTTAGCATCAATGCGCAGCAATCAATAATCATGAACCACCATCGACCATTCGACTACTGGCCTGGCTACTCTGTATTACGAACGTGCTCGCACGTCCCTACAGGATCGGTCGGGTTCTGCAGGGAAGATCCGGCTTCGGGACAAGCACTTACCGGATGAGACGCTCAGGGCGTGTAACGCGTGTTGTTTGTGGAGGCGCTGCCTCCACGCCTCCGCGAGGGACTTGCGCCCCTCGACCCCGCATCGGCGAATTGATCGGGCAAGCCCGACTCATTCGCTATGGGAGGTACAGGAGTGTCAACTCATGGCGGAAGTCCAGTGATTTCGTGTCCAGGCAAGTTTTGGGGTACCCTTAGTAGATTAGTATTTTTGGCGTTCCCTATGAGGTATTTTATGTCGCCTGAACCTGGTCCAGCCCAGCCGCAAAAGCGGATACTGATTGCGGACGACGAGCTCTTAAATCGCGAGCTTTTGTACCGTATGCTGCGGTCAGCCGCGGAGGTCAGCGAAGCCGCGACGGGACGCCAAGCGCTCGACATGATTGAAAACGAACACTTCGACCTGGTGCTGCTGGATGTGCTGATGCCAGGGCTGACCGGGATCGAAGTCCTCAAGATGATCCGCGCGATGCCGCAGACGGCGAACCTACCCGTGATCATGATTTCGGAGTTCACGCGGGACGACGAAGTGGTGCGCGGCCTGGAGATTGACGACGCGGACTACCTCCTAAAGCCAATTGATCTGGACGCGCTGCTGGCACGGGTAGAGACTTATCTCAGCCGCCGCGAGTAGCCCCGCTCAGAAATGCCTCGATTTCGTTGGCAGCTTTTGACGCGCCGCCCGCCTCGCGGATGGTCATGCCAACCTGAGCTGCGCGCGCCCGGTAAGCGGGATAGGCCAGCAGTTTCGCAGCGGCCACTCGCAGGGCTGGCGCGTTGACCTGTTTCTTGCTTAAGGAGAGTCCTGCGCCAAGTTTTTCCAGAATCATCGACACGAAAATCTGGTCGCCCTGCTGCGGCAGGAGCAGCATTGGCACCCCGAAACACAAGGCATCATGAGTGCTGTTAACGCCGCAGCGAGTCACAAACAGGGCCGCACGCTTCAGAACAGCGGTTTGTGGCACCCACGGATAGACGGCGACATTGTCCGGCAGGGGTCCTAATGCCTCCAGCGCGACGCCGCCGCCGGTAGAGAGGATGACATAGTAGTTGCCGCCGCCGAAGGCCTCGATACAGGCTTTGAAAGCGTCGGTGTCGTCGTTATTGACCGTGCCGAACGAGACGTAGATCAGTGGGCGGTCCCGGACATGCTCGAAGGAAAACGAGTCGGCAGGCTGTTCGTCCGGAACGCGGCCAACGAAGCGCACTTTATCAGCGTCTCGTATTGTCCAGGACATAAAACCGCGCGAGGTGTAACTGATGCAGAGGTCGCCGTATGCATTCGTAATGCCAAGTATCCCAAGCGATTTGACGCCGTACTGACGGGCAAGGGACTTTGACCGGCGGCCGGCCTG
This DNA window, taken from Candidatus Flexicrinis proximus, encodes the following:
- a CDS encoding response regulator; its protein translation is MSPEPGPAQPQKRILIADDELLNRELLYRMLRSAAEVSEAATGRQALDMIENEHFDLVLLDVLMPGLTGIEVLKMIRAMPQTANLPVIMISEFTRDDEVVRGLEIDDADYLLKPIDLDALLARVETYLSRRE